From Zetaproteobacteria bacterium, one genomic window encodes:
- a CDS encoding 6-phosphofructokinase encodes MLRGKMVIGQSGGPTVVINQSLVGAVLAAREEAAIRGILGARHGIAGIMNEEFVDLTTTPSEAELERVAATPAAALGSVRLKPGREECARVFEVFRKHDVRYLFYIGGNDSAETADIINRIASEAGYALRTVHIPKTIDNDLRVTDHSPGFPSAARFVALAFLGDDRDNAALAGVKINVVMGRHAGFLTAASALARQREGDGPHLIYLPERPFDPARFQEDVRRVYRARGRCVVAVSEGVADADSNPIATTGERDSHGNVQLSGSGMLGDRLAALAREAFGGEKVRVRADTFGYLQRSFPGVVSEIDAREARRVGAFAVRRAVAGADGSVAIRRITDDPYDSDCFMTPLSSVARTTTCMRDGWISEEGNDVTDAWLDYLRPLVGPLPVMGRL; translated from the coding sequence ATGTTGCGGGGCAAGATGGTGATCGGGCAATCGGGCGGGCCGACGGTGGTGATCAACCAGTCGCTGGTCGGGGCGGTGCTGGCGGCGCGCGAAGAGGCGGCGATCCGGGGCATCCTCGGCGCGCGCCACGGCATCGCCGGGATCATGAACGAGGAGTTCGTCGATCTCACCACCACCCCGTCGGAGGCCGAACTGGAGCGGGTGGCGGCGACGCCGGCGGCGGCGCTCGGATCGGTCCGGCTCAAGCCGGGGCGGGAGGAGTGCGCGCGGGTGTTCGAGGTGTTCCGCAAACACGACGTGCGCTACCTCTTCTACATCGGCGGCAACGATTCGGCGGAGACGGCCGACATCATCAACAGGATCGCATCCGAGGCGGGATACGCCCTGCGCACCGTCCACATCCCCAAGACCATCGACAACGACCTGCGGGTGACCGACCACAGCCCCGGATTCCCCTCCGCCGCCCGCTTCGTGGCGCTCGCCTTCCTGGGGGACGATCGTGACAACGCCGCCCTGGCCGGGGTGAAGATCAATGTGGTGATGGGGCGTCATGCCGGCTTCCTCACCGCCGCATCGGCGCTGGCCCGGCAGCGGGAGGGGGACGGTCCGCATCTGATCTATCTGCCGGAGCGGCCGTTCGATCCGGCCCGTTTCCAGGAGGATGTGCGCAGGGTCTACCGCGCCCGCGGCCGCTGTGTGGTGGCGGTGTCGGAGGGGGTCGCCGATGCCGACAGCAACCCGATTGCCACCACCGGCGAGCGTGATTCGCACGGCAACGTGCAGCTCTCCGGCAGCGGGATGCTCGGCGACAGGTTGGCGGCGCTGGCCCGGGAGGCCTTCGGCGGCGAGAAGGTGCGGGTCCGGGCCGACACCTTCGGCTATCTGCAGCGCAGTTTCCCCGGCGTCGTCTCCGAGATCGATGCGCGTGAGGCGCGGCGGGTCGGCGCCTTCGCCGTGCGTCGGGCGGTGGCCGGCGCCGACGGCTCGGTGGCCATCCGGCGCATCACCGACGACCCCTACGACAGCGACTGCTTCATGACGCCGCTCTCTTCGGTGGCGCGCACCACCACCTGCATGCGGGATGGCTGGATCTCGGAGGAGGGCAACGATGTCACCGATGCCTGGCTCGACTACCTGCGGCCGTTGGTCGGTCCGCTGCCCGTCATGGGGCGGCTGTAG
- the rpmB gene encoding 50S ribosomal protein L28 → MARRCDICGKGPMTGNNISHAHNTTRRRFLPNLKRVRAMVGGRMQHLRVCTRCLRSGRVTKG, encoded by the coding sequence ATGGCAAGACGTTGCGACATCTGCGGCAAAGGGCCGATGACCGGCAACAACATCAGCCACGCCCACAACACCACCCGCCGCCGTTTTCTCCCCAATCTCAAGCGGGTACGTGCCATGGTCGGCGGCCGCATGCAGCACCTGCGGGTCTGCACCCGCTGCCTGCGCTCGGGCAGGGTGACCAAGGGCTGA